Genomic DNA from Bacteroidota bacterium:
GGCCAGTCGTTGGGCACAATGTCGAAGGTAAGTGTGCCGTTGGCATTAATCGGAATGGAATACCATGCCGAGCCGCGTTCGCCGGAGGCAAGGCAGATGGATGCGCCTGTGAAATCGCAGATATTGCCGTAGGCCTGATAACCGGGGTTACCAATGGCAATGGTGGCGTTGCACACGGGGTTGGGCGCCGAGCAATCCTGCCCCACGGCAGCCGGAAAACCTACTGCGCCGTTTACCGCCATAATATCAAACGTGCCGGTGAGCGAGTTGGCGCCGTCCACACGAATGAAGTAGGTGGCGCCTGCGGTTAAGCCGGTGGCGGTTATTTCGGAATTGCTGTACGACGAAGTACCGCACACAGGCGCATCGTCGTTGCAGGCCACCTGGGTAAGCGAGGCGCAGGTGCCGCTGTAAAGTGCAATCTGCGTATTGGTGAGCGAGCCGATGCCGGTGCGGATGCGCAGCTGCCCCGAAGCCGGACACACCACTGAATACCACACGGAGTTAATGGTGCCGGTGGTCCAGCAGCTGGCTGCGGCGGGTTCAGACACACTGCCGGAGCAGGTGTTGTCGCCACTCAGGTTTACGTTGAGCGGAAGCGATTGTGCGTTGCAGGGTAAGTCGTTGGCGGGGCCGCTGCCGTTGTTTACAATGTTTATATCGTAGGTGGCGGAGCTGGGCGATGCCCAGGTATCTACCACAATGTAATAGGTTCCGGCCGCAGGCACGGTAACGGAAGCGGAAAGCGGGTTGCTGCCGCCGGCCGAGCCTACGCAGGTGGTGCCCACGTTGCCCGGGCAGCCATTATACACCTGAAAACCGATGTTGGAGGTGCTGGCGTTGCTCAGGGTAATGCCTAAGCAGGCCGCACCGCTCAGGGTAACCGCATATACACGGTCTTCGCCCGATTCGTAGAGCGTGGCGCAGGAGCCGGTGCTGGCATTGGTGTAGTCGTTGCCGTAGCACGCGGTGGTGTGCCCGGTAGCGGTGTAGGGAAGTGTAACGGTTGGTGCATTGCTGCACAGGGTGCCTGCCGCAGCGGCTGAAGGTGCTGAGATGCTGATGTCGTAAGGATTACAAAACGGCGACGACTCAGAATCAACCACCACGTAATAGGTAACGCCCGATGTAACATTGAAGCACAAACTCTTGTTGCCGGTTGAACTTTGCGCATTGGCCACACAGGCTGCGGTGGAGGTAATGCAGGGCGGCACGTTTATCGGACAACCATCATACACCATTACGGCCGTGAATGAGCCTGATGATGTGAGATTGAGCGTGACCTGCCCGGTGGATGCAGCGGTGAAATAAAACACTTCATCTTCGCCGGTGTAGTAAAAACCGGAACCGCACACCGACGATACATTGGTGCTGAGAATATTGTTGATTTTACCGCAGGTGGTACGGCCGGTAGAGGTGTAGGGCAGCGAAATACTCACGGCACCTGTACCCAAAGCCGCCACACAGTTGGTGGCAGGCGCAGAAATAGTGAGGTTGTTGTAGGCATAACACGACGAACCATCCAGCACAAGATAATAGGTAGTGCCGGAAGTTACACAGGTGGAAAGCGTGGCATCACTGCCGCTGGTGGAGGCTACACAGTTGCTGCTGCTGCAAATGTTGGGGCATCCGTCGTACAGATACATACCGGCATCAAACGTAGAAGAGTTAAGACCAATATTGATTAAACCGCTGACCGTTGGTGTAAATGCCCACACCTGATCTTCGCTGCTCATGTAAAACGAGTTACCGCAAACTACGGTATTGCTTCCATCCACATTGTTTACCGAACCGCAGGTGGTTCCGGCGCCCGAGGCATAGGGAAGCGAAGCCACGGTGGTAAAACCGGTGCCCATTAAACTGGCGCAACTAGCTGCCGTGGCGGATGATACAAGCGAGATATTATCTACAGCCGATGGCGGGTTTGTACCAATAGAACCATCGCAGTTGAAACTGAATACCAGACGCTGCGTAGTGCCGGCAATACCGGTGCAGGGCAGCGAAATGGAGGCGCTTTGCCAGGTGGCTTGTGAATTGTAGGTGGTGCCAAGCTGCCCGGTGGTGAGTTCGGTTCCTGCGGCGGGCGTGGTGGTGGTGGGCACCAGAAACACTTCCATATAATCGCAGCATGATTCGCCTACGCCGCGCCAGTTGAAACTCAGCGTGATGTTCGGCTGGCCTGCCGGAAAGGTAATGTCGCGGTAAAAGTGTTGTGTGCGCGCCTGATTTATGTTATACACATTGCCGGTGCCGCCGTTGTTTGAAATATAGGCCGATCGTGTGCCGCTGTTGGCTACTGCCGTGCCTACATACCATTTGTTTGCAGCACCGCCGCCGTTTTGAGCTTCCTGCCAGTTATTGGCCGCAAATGTATTTCCGCTTTCAAAGCCGCCGTCGCCGGCCGGATTAATGAGTGTGGTTTGTGCCTGAATACCGGTAAACGCTGCACATGCAATAATTGAACAGAGTAGTTTTTTTGTCATACGCATCAATTATTGTGGTGAATTGGTTGATTCGTTGCCTGTACGCATGCCGCACAGCTCGCGCACCTGTGCAATGGTGCATGATTCCTTTACATGATACTCAAGCTGGAAACGGTGCATGAGCTGGTCGAGAAACAGATTGTCGGGCTGTTGGGTGCGGTTAATAAGCAGCAGAAACATTTTGCGTTCTTCGCAATAGCCGTTTACAAACACACCAGGACTTGATGCCAGCGCTGTTTGCACCTGCAACTGATTTTTTTCATTCACCCGTGGCGTTTCAACCACCAGTTCGCTTAACGCCGGTGGTGTGGCCGAAAGGGAAAACAAACTAATACATACAATACAAAATCCGGCCAGTGCAGCCGGCGAAAAGCAGGAGATGATTTTCATACGTGCTGGTTAATGTTTCCGTAATTTCTATTAAATATTTAATAGAATTAATTCTGATCTAACCAGCCAAAATCAGTTACGTTATGAATGCGTTTATTTGTCCGACAAAGACCGATTATTCTTCGCCGGATGAAAAATGAAGTAAACGCGGAAATTATTCGTGTACGATACGTGCGGTGAACGTATATCCTTTCCGTTGATCGGTTACACGCAGCAGGTACACGCCGGCACCACATCCGTTCAGGGCGGTGGAAACGAGTGTACGCCCGCTCTCAATGTCCTTGTGTTCGTTAAGCACAATACGCCCTGAAAGATCAGTAGCAGTAATGTGCAGCGTGGTCGATTCGGGCGACACAAAGTCGAACTGTATTGCTCCCGTAGTGGGGTTTGGATGCAGGTTATCCAGATACACACTTCCCGGATAATAATACACCAGCTCAACAGGTGCGTAGGCATAAGCTCCGTTGAAATCGGTTTGTTTGAGGCGGTAGTAGTTTTCGCCAATGGCCGGGTAATTGTCAACAAACAAATAGTTGAGCAATTGTGTGCTGTTGCCCGCTCCGTCCACACGGCCTATTTCCACGAAGTTTACACCATCTGTTGAACGTTCAATGGTGAAATAGTCGTTACCTTCTTCCGAAGCGGTGGCCCAGCGCAGTACGTTGTGATCGCCTTCATTCACACCACGGAAATACAGAAGTTCAATCGGCAGCGGTGTATTGGTTTGTGCTACGGAGAACACTGAAAATCCGTTCAGTCCTGTACGCGAGGTTTGCGAAGCCGTACTTGTGGTTACACATGAGCCCTGCAAAGCCCAGGGGCCAGCCACCACAGCTGATTTCATTACCGTCCAGCCGGCAGCGCCTGCCGAATTGCTGAATCCGGTGCTGTACAACGTAACATTGTATGTACCCGATGTGGGTGTGGCCGATGCATTGATGGTCCAGTAACCATTGTTCAGCGCAGGCAGTACATTGTAGTTTGCAATCAAACACTCGCTTGATACCGGGCCGTTGGGCACAACGGTCCACGGATCAAAACGTGCCACAAGCTGGGGAATGGTTGTAGCCGTGGTGAACGTAATATTTGCAAGCTGATAGCCCTGTGTGATATGCCCCACCGGCAAATCGTATGAACCTGCTGCGCCTGAAAGCGTGCGGCGCAAATTGCCGGCCACGTAGCTGCCTGCATTACCTGCTGTGCAGGCGGTGGTTGCGCCGTTGGTTACCTGTACTTCCCGCACACCGGTAATAATGCGGCCGTTGGTAAGCGTAAGCGTGCCCGATGTACCGAGCACCATATTGGTGGAAAGTGTTACACCGGCACCGGTATTATCCATTACCACATTGTTTAATGTAAGTGTGGATGAACCTTGATTATACGTTTGCGAAGCGGTACCGATAAATTCAAGAATGCCGGTTGTACCTGTGTTGGTAAAGGTTGTGCTGCCGTTGTTGTTGCTGAAATTACCCGCCAGCTTAATGTGTTGTCCGGTTGTATTAAACACACTTGTAGCGTTTGAGGTGGTAAAGTTGCCGCCAATATCAATAGCCGCATTCAGAATTACCGAACCTCCCGTTTTATTAATGGTGAGGTTGCCCACTTTGTTAGTGCCCACCAGCGATCCTGAAATATTCTGTACAACTGATCCATTATTGAAAATGATGGTTGAATTGGGATGCGCATTCAGCGTGCCGTTGTTTATAAAGTTGCCGCAGATATTGAGTGTCGCACCCGAATTGAGCGTAAGCGTAGCGCCTGCATTAATGGTCAGATCGCGCACATTGTATGTACCGGCCGGAAGCACAGGCTGCACTGCTGCAGAAGGAGTAATCACCGCATCCACGCCGCAGTTTGGCGCTGCACAACCACCCCAGTTGGCGGTGGGTGCCCAGGCTGTAGTGTTGTTGCCGCCTGTCCAGGTTACCGAGGTAGGCACCGTATAGTTTACCGGCGATCCGGCACTGATATACAGTGTAAAACCGGATGTGGAGTTGGTGTAGTTACTGATTACAAGCAAATACACATCGCCGGCAACCACGGTAATATTGGGGTGGTAGGAAGCATTAAAACCGGGATAGGAGGGTGGCGAATTACCGGTTCCAAAGCATCCGGTAACGCCCAGCGGATCAAAATCACAGGCTACGGGCAGTACTCCGGCGGCAATACCGGCACAGTTGGTGGCGCCTGCGCCCGCTACTTTCCACATGGCAAAGTCATAGTCGGTTGATGCCGTGCTGGGCGCTCCCAGCCAGTCGTTGGGTACAATGTCAAACTCCAGTACACCGGCTGCATTAATCGGAATGGTGTACCAAACAGATCCTCGTTCGCCATCGGCCAGACAAATACCGGCGCCTGAAAAATCGCAGGTATTGCCGTAGGCCTGATAACCGGGGTTACCAATCGGAATAACTGATGCACACACCGGGTTAGGCAACGAACAGTCTGAACCCGCCGCAGCCGGGAAACCTACCGCACCGTCCACCGCCATAATGTTAAACGTACCGGTAAGGTTATTTAAGCCATCTACAGCAATGTAGTAGGTAGCGCCGGCTGTAAGTCCCAGTGCCGTAATTTCAGAATTGGTGTAGGATGAAGCACCGCAGGAAGGAGCATCGTCGTTGCAGGCAATTTCGGTAAGCGAGCCACAGGTGCCGCTGTAAAGTGCAATTTGTGTATTGAGAAGCGTGCCATTGGTGGTTCGTATGCGTAACTGCCCCGACGCAGGCGCTACTACTGAATACCAAACCGTATTAATGCTGCCGTTTGTCCAGCATCCCGGTGCAGCCGGCTCAGATGCAGAGCCCGAACAGGTGTTGTCGCCCGCAAGGTTTACATTCAGCGCAAGCACATCGGCACTGCAGGGGAGGTCATTTACAGGCCCTGTTCCGTAATCGGTAATGGATAAGTTATATGTGGCATTGCTCGGAGCGGCCCAGGTATCAATGCTGATGTAATAGGTGCCGGCCGCAGGCAGCGTAAATGCACCGTTGAATGTGGTGGCCGCTCCATAACCACCCAAACAGGTTGTGCCTGCCACACCCGGACAGCCATTGTACACAAATGCGGCAATGTTGGCTGTGCTGGCATTGGTTACTTCCACACCAATACAGGTTGAGCCGGTTACGGTAAGCGCATAAATCCGGTCTTCGCCCGATTCATACACCGAATTGCAGGAACCCGTGCTGGCCGAGGTATAATCGTTGCCATAGCAGGCGGTAGTGTGGTTGGTAGCTGTATAGGGCAATGTAATTGCAGGCGCATTTGAACATACCGAACCGGCCAGCGTGGCCTGCGGTGCACTGATGCTGATGTCGTAATTGTTGCAAAGCGGCGGAAAGTCTGAGTCAACCACCACAAAATACGTGGTGCCGGCCACCGCATTGATGCAAAGTCCTTTGTTGCCCGATGAGTTTTGCTGAAACGCCACACAGGTTGCTGTAGAAGTAATACAGCCGCCGGGAAGATTAATCGGGCAGTTATCATAGACCATTACACTGGTATATGAACCGGTTGAAGTGATTGAAATCTGAACAATTCCTGAAGAAGGGGCGGTGAAATAAAACACTTCATCTTCGCCATCGTAAGAAGCTGCCGAACCACAAACGGATGAGACGTTGTTGGCGCGTATATCATTCATTCTTCCGCAGGTGGTGCGGCCAGTAGAAGTATAGGGAAGTGCGCCCACGTTTATCACCCCAGTGCCAAGTGCTGTAATACAGCTTGAATAGGGGGCCGAAATGGTGAGGTTTGAATAGGCAAAACAGCCCGGACTACTCGTACCGTCGAGCACAAGCCAGTATTCAGTACCTGCAGTTACGCAGGCATTCAGCGATAAGCCTCCGCCAAACGTGGAGGCCACGCAGGTTCCGGAAACGCAGCTGGTGCCCACCGCGCAGCCCGTATAAAGCGAAAGACTGCCGCCTGATGTGTTGGCGTTGAGATTAATGTTTATTGCCCCGCTTGTTAAAGGCACAAAACGCCATACCTGATCTTCGCCGGCCGAGTAGGTTGTACCGGCGCAGGTTGCGGAAGTAGTTGTTGCGTTTATCTGATCGCCGGCGCCGCAGGTAGTGCCGGCTCCTGAACTGTAAGGAAGTGTGGCCACATTGGTAAAGGCACCAATTATTGTATTACACACCGGCGGCACAGAAGATACCACCGAAATATTGTCCACCGCAGGCGGAGGCTGTGTGCCGGTACTGGTGTTGCAGCGGAAGCTGAAAATAAGGCGTTGGGTGGTTCCTGCAATGTTACAGGGCAATGTGGCGGTAAAGGTTTGCCAGGCAGGCTGGTTGCTGAGTGTAGCACCAATCTGATAAATTGTATTCATTTGAGTGCCAACTACCGGCGTAACTGAGGTAGGCGCCAAAAATACACGCAGATAATCCTGTCCTGACTGCCCTTCGCCTTTCCAGTTGAAGGTGAGCGTCACGTTGCTTTCGCCGGCGGGTATGGTAATATCGCGGTAGAAATGCTGTACACGGCCATCGGTAACCGTGTAGGCATTAGCCACGCCATTGTTGTTTGAGATATAACAGGAACGTGTGCCACTATTGAATGTGGCATTGCCCACAAACCAGCGGTTGTGTGTACCACCGGTTGATTGTACAACCGTCCAGTTATTTAAGGCAAGTGTGGGACCTGATTCAAATCCACCGTCGCCGGCGGGGTTCACAATTGTGGTTTGTGTTTTTGCAATGAAGGGGACAAAAAGCAAAAACAGCAGGAAAGGAATGGCGTAGTTCTTTTTCATGCCGTTTTGTTATTGAGGATTTTGAGCCGGATCAGTGCCTTCGGCAGGCATGCCGCACATGGTTCTCACCTGGGCTATTGTACAGCTTTCTTTTATATAGTAGGAAAACTGATAGTGATCGTGAAAAACGGTTTCCAGAAAGCTGTTACCCGGTTGCAGGGCACGATCAACCCGGATCAGGTAAATCTGAAGATCTTCACAATATCCGTTCACATACACGCCCGGAATAGCGGTAAGACGTGTCCGGATATCCGTTACGTTTTTATTTGTGGTTGAAGGCACCTGCACGATTACTTCTTCCAAAACCACAGGAGGAGCAGGTACAAAGGCAAACAGCATTGTTACACTAAGTAACAATGCCCAAACGGGGGCACGCAGGGCTAATTTCATGGGTCGATTCAGCTATCAGGGGACTTTTACGAAAGGCTGAGCAGTAAGTTATAATTTTTTCCTGATAAATATTAAAAATAATATCAAAATCAGGGTTTTGCATGAGTACAAGTGTACAAAAAAGCCATTACCCGGTATCGGGTAATGGCTTTATATTTGATGTTGTACTGTTGAATGTTAGGCATTTACGGCAGCCACGAGGGGGGCTGCACTCAGTACATCGCTTGAAACGCCTGAAGCATACTGCTCGAAATTCTTGACGAATTTGGCGGCCAGATCAGATGCCTGCGCATCGAAAGCAGCCTTATCGGTCCAGGTATTGCGGGGCTCAAGAATTTCGGAGGGAACGCCGGGGCATGCTTTGGGGAAACGGAGTTTGAAGAAGGGAGTTTCGCCAAATTCAACGCCGTCGAGTTTTCCTTCGAGGGCTGCGGTGATGAGTGCGCGGGTGTAGGCCAGTTTAATGCGGCTTCCGGTTCCGTAAGCGCCACCTGTCCAGCCGGTGTTTACCAGCCACACGTTTACATCCGGGTTTGCGTTGAGTTTTTTGCCCAGGAGTTCGGCGTATTTGCCGGGGTGCAGGGGCAAAAATGCCTTCCCAAAGCAGGCCGAGAAGGTGGTTTGCGGTTCGGTAATTCCCATTTCGGTGCCGGCTACCTTTGCGGTATAGCCCGAAATGAAGTGGTACATGGCCTGCTCGGTGGTGAGTTTTGAAATGGGAGGCAGTACGCCAAACGCATCGGCAGTGAGGAAGAAAATATTCTTCGGAGCCGCACCCATTGAGGGTTCTTTGGCATTGTCGATGTGGTGAATCGGATAAGCTACGCGGGTATTCTCCGTTTTGGAGGTGTTCGTGTAGTCAACCGAGCGGGTGCCTTCGTGGAATTCGATATTTTCAACCAGCGCGCCAAATTTGATGGCGTTCCAGATTTCCGGCTCTTTTTCTTTGGTCAGGTCGATGCATTTTGCGTAGCATCCGCCTTCAAAGTTAAACACGCTGTTTTCAGCCCAGCCGTGCTCATCGTCGCCGATGAGTTTGCGTTTAGGATCGGCGCTGAGGGTGGTTTTGCCGGTGCCGGAAAGACCGAAGAAAATGGCGGTGTCGCCGTTTTCGCCTTCGTTGGCCGAGCAGTGCATGCTCAGTACACCGCGCTCATGGGGCAGGATGTAGTTGAGCAGTGTGAAAATGCCTTTTTTGATTTCGCCGGTGTAGCCGGTGCCGCCAATGAGAATAACCTTGCGGGTCATGTTCAGAATGGCGAAGTTGTGCTGGCGGGTACCGTCAATGGCCGGGTCGGCTTTGAAACCCGGTGCGCATACAATGTGCCAGTCGGGCGCAAAAGCCGCAATTTCTTCGGCAGTGGGGCGCAGGAAAAGGTTGTTGGCAAACAGGTTCGACCAGGGGAACTCAGTCACAACGCGGATGTTGAGGCGGTAGGCCGGATCGGCGCAGGCGTAAGCATCACGCACATACACTTCTTTCCCGGCCAGATAAGCGGCTACACGGTTGTAAAGTGCATCAAATTTACCGGCATCGAACTTAATGTTCACGTCACTCCACCAAATCGAATCTTTGGTGATGTCGTCCAGCACAATAAACTTGTCTTTGGGAGAGCGGCCGGTAAACTCGCCGGTATCAATGGCAAGCGCACCGTTGTCAGTAAGTACTCCTTCGTCGCGAAGGAGGGTATCTTCCACCAGCTCGGCCGGGGTAAGATTCCAGTAAGCAGCTCCTACATTGCTCAAACCGATGTGGGCAAGTGAAGCAGTTTTGGCTTTGAAACCGAATTCGTTCATTTGAACATTTTCTTTTTGCGGGTAATTGAAACCAGTATCGGCGTTACCCGCGGATGAAGAAATAATGAAAAAATCGGCACAAAGGTAAGTATAACTCCTTTACCGGAGCCATTAACTTATAGCACTAACGTTTGCCTTTACAGGGTACGTTTTCCTGAATTAAGACTAAGTCTTTGCCAGACAATGCTATACGCGCATCCTGTACAAATTTGTCCTGTTCACGCGATGTTGAAAACTCATCGAGTTTTAAACAGTAACTCTGTTCACCCTCGCGGCCCCAGCGTGTATTTTCCCATTTCACGGGCTTGCTCTGGTTTTTCAGCCAGGCTTCAAATTCCTGACGGGCTTTTTCATTTATTCCGCTTCCCTTACTGATAAATAATACGACCAGACGATAGTTTTCTGCAGCCGGTGTGGTTTGGGTTGTGCCGGTTGACGTAGAAGTGCCGGTGGTGGTACCCGTAGTTGTAGTAGTTGTAGTGGTTGTAGTGCCGCCAGCTCCGGTGCGTGCAGGGCCGTGTACAAAAAACGAGTCGTTTTCCATATCTATGCTGTCGGTATCAGGCGGAAGCGGTGTGGGCGTATTGGTGGCTACAGGCGTAGCCGGAACCGGAGGAGCGGTGCTCACTGCGGCTTTGGGTTTACATCCGTTAATGGCAACTGCAAAAAGTGCAGCAGTGGCAAAAGCGTAAAAGCGTTTCATAACATGTGGTATTTACTGCAATGGTAGCAAAATCGTGCCAAACTTAGCACGATGCCCCGATTTAAAACAGGATCTTATCTTTTAGATCTGTTTCACGTTAACGTATCAGCGTTACATGACCAATGTATGCGTGCTTTTGTCCGAGCACATCCACCACCTTACATTTCCACACATACACATCCTGCATGCAAATGTCGGGCTGCCCCTTCACCCGGCCGTCCCAACCCTGGTTCATATCATCCGTGAAATAAATCATATTTCCCCAGCGGTCG
This window encodes:
- the pckA gene encoding phosphoenolpyruvate carboxykinase (ATP), whose protein sequence is MNEFGFKAKTASLAHIGLSNVGAAYWNLTPAELVEDTLLRDEGVLTDNGALAIDTGEFTGRSPKDKFIVLDDITKDSIWWSDVNIKFDAGKFDALYNRVAAYLAGKEVYVRDAYACADPAYRLNIRVVTEFPWSNLFANNLFLRPTAEEIAAFAPDWHIVCAPGFKADPAIDGTRQHNFAILNMTRKVILIGGTGYTGEIKKGIFTLLNYILPHERGVLSMHCSANEGENGDTAIFFGLSGTGKTTLSADPKRKLIGDDEHGWAENSVFNFEGGCYAKCIDLTKEKEPEIWNAIKFGALVENIEFHEGTRSVDYTNTSKTENTRVAYPIHHIDNAKEPSMGAAPKNIFFLTADAFGVLPPISKLTTEQAMYHFISGYTAKVAGTEMGITEPQTTFSACFGKAFLPLHPGKYAELLGKKLNANPDVNVWLVNTGWTGGAYGTGSRIKLAYTRALITAALEGKLDGVEFGETPFFKLRFPKACPGVPSEILEPRNTWTDKAAFDAQASDLAAKFVKNFEQYASGVSSDVLSAAPLVAAVNA
- a CDS encoding T9SS type A sorting domain-containing protein, translating into MTKKLLCSIIACAAFTGIQAQTTLINPAGDGGFESGNTFAANNWQEAQNGGGAANKWYVGTAVANSGTRSAYISNNGGTGNVYNINQARTQHFYRDITFPAGQPNITLSFNWRGVGESCCDYMEVFLVPTTTTPAAGTELTTGQLGTTYNSQATWQSASISLPCTGIAGTTQRLVFSFNCDGSIGTNPPSAVDNISLVSSATAASCASLMGTGFTTVASLPYASGAGTTCGSVNNVDGSNTVVCGNSFYMSSEDQVWAFTPTVSGLINIGLNSSTFDAGMYLYDGCPNICSSSNCVASTSGSDATLSTCVTSGTTYYLVLDGSSCYAYNNLTISAPATNCVAALGTGAVSISLPYTSTGRTTCGKINNILSTNVSSVCGSGFYYTGEDEVFYFTAASTGQVTLNLTSSGSFTAVMVYDGCPINVPPCITSTAACVANAQSSTGNKSLCFNVTSGVTYYVVVDSESSPFCNPYDISISAPSAAAAGTLCSNAPTVTLPYTATGHTTACYGNDYTNASTGSCATLYESGEDRVYAVTLSGAACLGITLSNASTSNIGFQVYNGCPGNVGTTCVGSAGGSNPLSASVTVPAAGTYYIVVDTWASPSSATYDINIVNNGSGPANDLPCNAQSLPLNVNLSGDNTCSGSVSEPAAASCWTTGTINSVWYSVVCPASGQLRIRTGIGSLTNTQIALYSGTCASLTQVACNDDAPVCGTSSYSNSEITATGLTAGATYFIRVDGANSLTGTFDIMAVNGAVGFPAAVGQDCSAPNPVCNATIAIGNPGYQAYGNICDFTGASICLASGERGSAWYSIPINANGTLTFDIVPNDWPGAPSTAATDYDFAVWKIAGAGATNCAGIAAGAVPIRCNYSGLGVTGLNSTVTNTAPAAYPGFNFAYEQQLAVNNGDVYLLCVSNFSNSTSGFTLNFSATSPINYTAAGNSVTWTGGTNSAWVPTGNWGGCNSPTCGIDAVISPSSVTQPILTAGTYNVKNLTINPGATLTLQAGATLNICGDFTNFGSLVCSPLSTIVFNNGSVVQNITGSFVGADKVGNLTITKTGGQVILNAAIDIGGNFTTTNNTSVFNTTGNYVRVAGNFTNSNGSSTYTNTGTTGTLEFNGTAAQTYNQGTSTLTLNNVLMNHTGTGVTLATNMVLGTSGTLTLTNGRIVTAANEVQVTNTASAACTAGNTNSFVAGNLRRWLSGAAVAYNLPVGTVLQGYQRAQITFTTTTTIPQLIARFDPWAVLPNGPAASECPNATYNALQALNNGYWTINASANATSGNYDVTLFSTSYSNTAGASGWTVMKAANIASAWGLQGTCVATSTAAQTSRTGLNGFSVFAVAQSQTPLPVELISFTGTSENEHNVLRWTTATEQNNDYFVLERSTDGQFFQPIATIDGAGNSTQPLHYVQVDAFPKQGENYYRLKQVDFNGTYTYSPVVLINYQPGSVFVDNLHPNPTNGTLIFDFVSPQSNTISITVTDLAGRVVHQEMRETDAGRMQINTQLTGCAAGVYLLKIEDRRSGFSYSAKLIHE
- a CDS encoding pre-peptidase C-terminal domain-containing protein, translated to MKKNYAIPFLLFLLFVPFIAKTQTTIVNPAGDGGFESGPTLALNNWTVVQSTGGTHNRWFVGNATFNSGTRSCYISNNNGVANAYTVTDGRVQHFYRDITIPAGESNVTLTFNWKGEGQSGQDYLRVFLAPTSVTPVVGTQMNTIYQIGATLSNQPAWQTFTATLPCNIAGTTQRLIFSFRCNTSTGTQPPPAVDNISVVSSVPPVCNTIIGAFTNVATLPYSSGAGTTCGAGDQINATTTSATCAGTTYSAGEDQVWRFVPLTSGAININLNANTSGGSLSLYTGCAVGTSCVSGTCVASTFGGGLSLNACVTAGTEYWLVLDGTSSPGCFAYSNLTISAPYSSCITALGTGVINVGALPYTSTGRTTCGRMNDIRANNVSSVCGSAASYDGEDEVFYFTAPSSGIVQISITSTGSYTSVMVYDNCPINLPGGCITSTATCVAFQQNSSGNKGLCINAVAGTTYFVVVDSDFPPLCNNYDISISAPQATLAGSVCSNAPAITLPYTATNHTTACYGNDYTSASTGSCNSVYESGEDRIYALTVTGSTCIGVEVTNASTANIAAFVYNGCPGVAGTTCLGGYGAATTFNGAFTLPAAGTYYISIDTWAAPSNATYNLSITDYGTGPVNDLPCSADVLALNVNLAGDNTCSGSASEPAAPGCWTNGSINTVWYSVVAPASGQLRIRTTNGTLLNTQIALYSGTCGSLTEIACNDDAPSCGASSYTNSEITALGLTAGATYYIAVDGLNNLTGTFNIMAVDGAVGFPAAAGSDCSLPNPVCASVIPIGNPGYQAYGNTCDFSGAGICLADGERGSVWYTIPINAAGVLEFDIVPNDWLGAPSTASTDYDFAMWKVAGAGATNCAGIAAGVLPVACDFDPLGVTGCFGTGNSPPSYPGFNASYHPNITVVAGDVYLLVISNYTNSTSGFTLYISAGSPVNYTVPTSVTWTGGNNTTAWAPTANWGGCAAPNCGVDAVITPSAAVQPVLPAGTYNVRDLTINAGATLTLNSGATLNICGNFINNGTLNAHPNSTIIFNNGSVVQNISGSLVGTNKVGNLTINKTGGSVILNAAIDIGGNFTTSNATSVFNTTGQHIKLAGNFSNNNGSTTFTNTGTTGILEFIGTASQTYNQGSSTLTLNNVVMDNTGAGVTLSTNMVLGTSGTLTLTNGRIITGVREVQVTNGATTACTAGNAGSYVAGNLRRTLSGAAGSYDLPVGHITQGYQLANITFTTATTIPQLVARFDPWTVVPNGPVSSECLIANYNVLPALNNGYWTINASATPTSGTYNVTLYSTGFSNSAGAAGWTVMKSAVVAGPWALQGSCVTTSTASQTSRTGLNGFSVFSVAQTNTPLPIELLYFRGVNEGDHNVLRWATASEEGNDYFTIERSTDGVNFVEIGRVDGAGNSTQLLNYLFVDNYPAIGENYYRLKQTDFNGAYAYAPVELVYYYPGSVYLDNLHPNPTTGAIQFDFVSPESTTLHITATDLSGRIVLNEHKDIESGRTLVSTALNGCGAGVYLLRVTDQRKGYTFTARIVHE